AGCCCAGCACGAAGCCGGCCAGGGTCGATTGCGCGGTCGCGATCACATGGGTGATCAGGTTGCGGACATTGCCGACCGGCCGCTCGGTCGACGAGGTGACGATCTCCACCACCACCTGATCGGGTGTGGGCAGAACCGGCCGCCGCTGGGTGAAAGCCTCGGTCATCAGCTGGGAAAAGCCGGGCTCGGTGATGCCCTTGCGGGCCAGCTGTTCCGCCGCCTGGGGGGTGTTGAGCAGATAGGCCGCGGCATACCAGATCACGATCACCAGAAGGGCGACCGTCGTCACCGGCAGGATGTCGGCGCCTCTTTCGGCCAGCGCGCGGCCCAGGCGGCCGGAGCGCGGGGCAGGCCCGGCTGCAAGCTCAGTCATAGGAATGGCCCTTGGCGAGGCCCGCCCTGACCAGGGCCGCGACCCGCTGGAATTCGGCGCTCTCGCGCATCTCCAGCGTGCGCTCCGCCGGCAGGTCGCAGACGATCTCTTCCAGGATCCGGCCCGGGCGCGGGCTCATCACGATGATCCGGTTCGACAGGAACACCGCTTCGGAAATCGAATGGGTCACGAAGACGCAGGTCAGCCCGGTCTGCCGCCAGAGCGCATTCAGCGCCAGGTTCAGATGGTCGCGGGTGATCTCGTCGAGCGCACCGAAGGGTTCGTCCATCAGCAGCAGTTCGGGCGCGAAGGACAGTGCGCGGGCGATGGATGCCCGCTGTTGCATGCCGCCCGACAGCTGCCAGGGGTATTTGCGGGCGAAACCGTCCAGCCCCACCAGGGCCAGCTTTTCGCGCGCGATCGCCTGGCGCTCGGCCTTGGGGCGGCCTGAAAGCTCCAGCGGCAGCATGACGTTGCGTTCCACATTGCGCCAGGGCATCAGCGCCGGCGCCTGGAAGACATAGCCATAGGCATGGGCGCGGCGCGCCTCGTCGGGCGTGCGGCCGGTGACGGTGATGCTGCCGCCGGTCGGCTGCTCCAGGTCGGCGATCACCCTGAGCAGCGTGGTCTTGCCGCAGCCCGACGGGCCGATCAGCGACACGAAATCCCCCGGGCGAATGTCGATATCGACGTCGCTGAGTGCATGAACCGGCTGATCGGCGGTCTGGTAGACCAGCGACAATCCGCGTGCGGACACCGCCGCCATCCCCGTCTTCCCCGTCATCCCGGCACTCCGTCCCCCCCGTTTCCCGGTCGGTTTGGTCATCGGCGGTCCACCCTTCGCGGGTGCCGACCGGTGCGCGCGCCTGTCATCGCGCGTCCTGTCGATGGTCATCGGTCCTGCCATGCGTCTCGGCCTCACGAGCTGGCCCGCGGCGATGTCGGCACCGGTCTCCCTCCGCTGCCGCCCGCCACTCTTTGTCTCTGCTGGTGCAATCCCCGGGCCAAGGGCGCACCTTATTTTACGATCGGGGTTCAACCCATTGTCCGCAAGAGGTTTTTGCCTGACCGATCGGATAGGTTTCGGCGGATTTTCCCCAGAAGAACAGTCACGGCCGTGCAGGCACGGTCGCGGATGGTTTGCGTAAACTTTGGACAATTCGCCGGCCATGCATAATTGTTGTGCACGTATCCTGGCCGGCCGATCGATCCTCCCGTTTCGGATCGTAACCCGCGCGTCGCGGGGAGGCGAGGGGGAAGCCGGATGTCGCGGGTTGAACCCCGCCCTCCGGAACAGCTTGCGCGAAACGAAGGGGGCCGCACCGACGATCGTCGGTGCGGCCCCCGGCTTGCCATCAGGGATGGCCGGCAGTGCGGACGGGAGGGATCAATGCATGGCGCTGGTCTGATCGAGATCGAGATCGTCATCCCCCGCTTCGGCACCCTCGGCTGCGGCAGCGCTGCTCAAGGCGGCGATCAGGTCGGTGATCGCCCGGCGCGCGGTGGCATCCGAAATCGAGGCGAGCCGGGTGCTGGCCTCGATCATGCCGCGGCTGATCCGGTTGCGGCGGAGCACCTTGGGTCCGTCGTCCAGCCGGTCGAGCAGCGCCGAGGGCGGGACATCCAGGATTCCGGCCAGACGATAGAGCGCACAGGCGCTGATCCGGTTCTGCCCCTTTTCGTATTTCTGCAGCTGCTGGAAGCTGATGCCCAGCTGGGTGGAGCAGGCTTCCTGACTGAGGCCGCGTGCCAGCCTGAGCGTCCGGATCCGCCGGCCGATGGCGCGGTTGATCTCGGTTTCGATGTCGCGCCGGTTCGTGCCCGGGGCGGTTTCGGGTGCAGCGGGGTCTGGCATGGCCGATGCCGGCGTAACGGCACCGGGCGGGGCGGTTGTCGGGTGACCGGGGGCGCAATGAGCGGAACGAAGGTCCGGCGCGGCGGCCGCCCCACCGGGCGACCGGCCGCCCGCAGGCGGGGTGATGTGATGACGCATCTTCGACGACCTCGTCTTGGCGACTGGTTTCGGCGTGATCCTGTGCATCCGCGTGAGTGGGCTGCGGCAGCTTTCAGGTTCTTATCCGGCAACTCATCCGGCGGATGGCCTCTTCTCGGGCTTCAAACGTCATGATAGTGCAATGGCGGCAAAAATCCCGCATTTTCGTCGGGATTGGCGCGTTATACGCTTATTTAATACACGTATTTAACGTTTTAGGTGGTAAACGCGTTGCGTGTTGCACCACCTGATCACTTCCTGTTGCAGGCGTGGGAAAGGTCGGCGAGGGTGCAGACGATGGGCGGCATGATCCGGCCCGATGGCGGCAAGGGGGCGTCGGCAAGGTGTCCTATATCGTCGAAGCGACACTCGATGGTCTTGACCAGCGGCTGATGCCGGTGCTGGCTATCTGGCAACGGGCGATCGCGGCCGGACGGCCCCTTCGGCGGCGGGATCTGGATCCACTCGCCTTTCCTCATCTGCTGGCCACCAGCTATCTGATCGATGTGGTTCCACAGGAGCAGGACGGCGCCGAAGGCCACCCCGCGATCCGCTATCGCTACCGGCTGATCGGCTCCACGATCGTCGAGCGGCTGGGCCGCGACCGGACCGGATGGTGGTTGGACGAGGTCTACCCGCCCGAGACCTTCCGGATGGTGGCGGGCAGTTTCGATGAGGTCCTCCGCCGTCGTGCGCCGGTGCGGTCGCATGGCGACACGGGCTTTGCCAATTCGCGGGCGCATTATCTGTTCGACGCGCTGGAACTGCCGCTGGTAGGGGACGGCATGGACGACCCCGACCGGATCACCGCCATTTTCGGGGTGCTGTGTCTGACCCTGTGGCCGGCGATTGAACCCTGACGGGGTGCCGGCGGATGAACCGCTCAGGCCCGCCGCCGGTTCGCCAGCGGTGCTGCCGGCAGATGGCCGTCGACATAGCTGCAGAAGGCGTTGCCGTCCATCGCGCGCGCATAGAGCCAGCCCTGGCCGTAGGTGACGCCGCGGGCGATCAGATAATCCGCCTGGGCCTGATGTTCGACGCCTTCCGCCGCGACATCCAGGCCGAGTGTCGCCGCCAGCGACAGGATATGGCCCATCACGTCGTCGGCGGCAGACCCGCTGCCGATGCCGTCGACGAAGGTCTTGTCGAGCTTCAGCCCGTCCACCGGCAGGGTGGCAAGATAGGCGAGGCTGGAATAGCCGGTGCCGAAATCGTCGATGGTCAGCCGGTAGCCGGCATCGCGGAAGCTGCGCATGGAGCTTTGGGCGCGTCTGGCATCGATCAGGGTGCGTTCCGTCGCCTCCAGCACGATCTGGGCGGCCGCCACGCCGTGGGTCTTGCGCAGCCGGTCGAGCCGGCCGCGGACCCGGTCGCTTTCCACATCCGAAGCCGACAGGTTGATCGCGATCCAGACCGAGGGGCGCGCCGCCAGAAATTTGCCGAGATCGGCGAAGACGTGCTCGATGATCTCGTCGGTCAGCCGCTCGATCAGCCCTTCGGCCTCGGCAACCGGAATGAAGCGGTCGGGCGAGATCATGCTGCCGTCGCGCTGCTGCCAGCGGACCAGCGCCTCGCCCCCCAGGCAGGCGCCGTCGGCCAGGCGCACGATCGGCTGATAGACCACCCGGAACTCGCCGCGCGCCAGCCCCCGGCGGATGCGGGCGCCCATGGTGTCGCCGCGCCGGACAAGGGTGATGATCAGCCAGAAGATGATGCCGCCGCTGGCGAGCCCGGGCAGCCCCATCAGCAGGGCCTGTTCCCGCCAGGTTTCGATCACCACGCTGACGGGTTCCGAGGCGAGCGCCATGGCGGAGCCGTCGCGGGCGATGGCCGCCACCACCAGCCGGTCGCCCAGGCGGATGGCCTCTGGTTCGTTCTGGTTGCGGAACCGGTCGACCATATCCGACAGGATGGCGCGTTCGGGGCGGGTACGCACGCCCAGCACCTGGCCGGTGCCGAGGGCGACCATGCTCAAGACGACGCGCGGTTCCGCCAGGACCAGATCATAGATCTGTTCGGTATCCAGAAACACGGCATAGGGGCCGCGGGCGATCACCGTGGTGCGGCTGGCGGCGCGGGCGCTGTCGTCCAGACCGGGGGGCAGGCGGTCATACCAGATCCGCATGTCGCCTACCGACATGTCGGGCAGGGGCAGGGGCATCGGGCTGTCGAGCCGGCCCGCCCCCGTGCAGACCACGCGCCCCTCGTCCACCACCCCCACCTCGCGAACGCCGCGACTGGCGAAGGCGGCAGTGCGAAGGCGCGCAAGGCCCGCGGGCGTACAAGCGTCGGCGACGGGAACGGCCGCCATGGCGGCAAGGGCGCGGGTGGCATCCTCCTGCAGGCGTTCCGATCGGGTGAGCATTTCCCGGGTGGCCCGGATCAGCAGATCGGTTTCCACCCGGCGGGCGTTTTCCCAGGCGATCCACAGGCTGCCTGCCACCGGCAACGCCCCGATGAGCGTCGCCAGCGTCAATGTCACCGCAAGCACCCGTCCGCGCATGCCATCACCCTGGAATGCCGCTCCGCCGGCTGTCACCGCCGTCCGGACGAGAGCGCCGGCCATCGCGCCCGCCCCCCGCAATCCGGCCGTGCCCGCCCGCAATCCGGCCGTGCATCGTATGAACCCGGGATTGATCGATCACCGGACAGCTTGCCGGATGCCCGATTGTAGACGGCTCAGGGGGATGGCGTCCACATGCAGCCGACGCGACCCCCCGATTCCCGGGATGCAAGACCCCGGCATGTTAAGAGCATGCAAAGGCGGGCGTTATCCTTCCCTCACCCGGGTGGATTGGCGGCCCAGGCCTTCGACTTCCAGTACCATGTGATCGCCCGGCTTCAGGAAGCGCCAGGGCCTGGCGCCCATGCCGACGCCGGCGGGCGTGCCGGTGGTCACCAGATCGCCCGGCTCCAGCGTCATGAAGCGGCTGAGA
This genomic window from Tistrella mobilis contains:
- a CDS encoding ABC transporter ATP-binding protein codes for the protein MAAVSARGLSLVYQTADQPVHALSDVDIDIRPGDFVSLIGPSGCGKTTLLRVIADLEQPTGGSITVTGRTPDEARRAHAYGYVFQAPALMPWRNVERNVMLPLELSGRPKAERQAIAREKLALVGLDGFARKYPWQLSGGMQQRASIARALSFAPELLLMDEPFGALDEITRDHLNLALNALWRQTGLTCVFVTHSISEAVFLSNRIIVMSPRPGRILEEIVCDLPAERTLEMRESAEFQRVAALVRAGLAKGHSYD
- a CDS encoding helix-turn-helix domain-containing protein translates to MPDPAAPETAPGTNRRDIETEINRAIGRRIRTLRLARGLSQEACSTQLGISFQQLQKYEKGQNRISACALYRLAGILDVPPSALLDRLDDGPKVLRRNRISRGMIEASTRLASISDATARRAITDLIAALSSAAAAEGAEAGDDDLDLDQTSAMH
- a CDS encoding PAS domain-containing protein, which translates into the protein MSYIVEATLDGLDQRLMPVLAIWQRAIAAGRPLRRRDLDPLAFPHLLATSYLIDVVPQEQDGAEGHPAIRYRYRLIGSTIVERLGRDRTGWWLDEVYPPETFRMVAGSFDEVLRRRAPVRSHGDTGFANSRAHYLFDALELPLVGDGMDDPDRITAIFGVLCLTLWPAIEP
- a CDS encoding EAL domain-containing protein — encoded protein: MRGRVLAVTLTLATLIGALPVAGSLWIAWENARRVETDLLIRATREMLTRSERLQEDATRALAAMAAVPVADACTPAGLARLRTAAFASRGVREVGVVDEGRVVCTGAGRLDSPMPLPLPDMSVGDMRIWYDRLPPGLDDSARAASRTTVIARGPYAVFLDTEQIYDLVLAEPRVVLSMVALGTGQVLGVRTRPERAILSDMVDRFRNQNEPEAIRLGDRLVVAAIARDGSAMALASEPVSVVIETWREQALLMGLPGLASGGIIFWLIITLVRRGDTMGARIRRGLARGEFRVVYQPIVRLADGACLGGEALVRWQQRDGSMISPDRFIPVAEAEGLIERLTDEIIEHVFADLGKFLAARPSVWIAINLSASDVESDRVRGRLDRLRKTHGVAAAQIVLEATERTLIDARRAQSSMRSFRDAGYRLTIDDFGTGYSSLAYLATLPVDGLKLDKTFVDGIGSGSAADDVMGHILSLAATLGLDVAAEGVEHQAQADYLIARGVTYGQGWLYARAMDGNAFCSYVDGHLPAAPLANRRRA